The Rhodococcus sp. ABRD24 genome contains the following window.
CACGCCGGTCCTCCGGACGGGACTCGAGGATCGCCGAGAGCCGTCCCTGACCGACGATGACGTGCATCTCCCGGCCGATACCGGAATCGCTCAGTAACTCCTGGACATCCATCAACCGGCAGGCACTGCCGTTGATTTCGTACTCGCCGGCCCCGTCGCGGAACATCCGCCGGGTGATCGACACTTCGGAATAGTCGATCGGGAGTGCGCCGTCCGAGTTGTCGATGGTCAACGTCACCTCCGCGCGGCCGAGCGGCGCGCGGCCAGCGGTACCGGCGAAGATGACGTCTTGCATCTTGCCGCCGCGCAACGCCTTGGCCCCCTGCTCACCCATCACCCACGTGAGCGCGTCGACGACGTTGGACTTTCCCGACCCGTTGGGACCGACGACGCAGGTGATGCCCGGCTCGAATCGCAGAGTCGTGGCAGACGCAAAGGATTTGAAGCCCTTCAGCGTCAGACTCTTCAGATGCATGAAGGTGGACTCTACCTGCGGATCAGCGCTCGACGAACCCGAAAAGCCCTCCGCGCGCCGCGTCGAAGTGCTCGACGACGAGGGTGACACTGCCCGGCGTCTGACCCGACCGCAACAGGGTGAGCAAACGCTCGAGCGGCTCGCGATCACCCTCGGCGATCACCAGCACCCGACCGTCGGCGTGATTCGTGGCATGTCCCACCAGACCCAGCTCGAGCGCCCGCGCGCGCGTCCACCACCGGAATCCGACGCCCTGGACGGATCCGTGCACCCAGGCGGTGAGTCTTTCGGTGGCGGGGGTCTGCATGGCTGCCATTATCGACCGGTCGGCGCCGGACTCATCCGCGACCCCAGCCCGACGATTCAGTCAGGCATCCCTGGTGATCTTCAGCGTTACGGTAGTGCCCGCCTTCAGCGTGCGGCCCACGGTGCAGACCTTGTCGACCGAGCGCTCGACGAGCGCGATCAACCGGTCCTGCGCCTCGCTGTCGAGCTCGCTGAGATCGAGTTCCAGGACCTCGTCGAGTTGCGGGTACACCTCGTTCTCGCGGTCCGCGGCACCTGAGACGCGGATGGTCGCGTCATAGTCGTCGCCCAGACGGCGGGCGAGCGGGAAGTCCGAGCTCATGCCCGAGCACGCGGCCAACGCGATCTTGAGCAGCTCACCCGGAGTGAAGACACCGTCCACCGATTCCGATCCGATGTGCACCTTGGCGCCACGTGAACTACGGCCCGTGTAGAGGCGAGTGCCGGTACGTTCGACCCACAGTTCGGTGGGCGCGGGAGCGGACGCAGGAATCAGTTGGGCCATGGATGAAGATCCTGCCATCCCCGCCCCCACGGAGCTGAAGCCTCCCATGTTCACCTGGTATCCGGCTGGCCGAACACGGGAGCGCTACACCTGGAACCGGTACCCCATCCCCGTCTCCGTGAGCAGGTGTTTCGGCTTCGACGGATCCGCCTCCAGCTTGCGGCGCAGTTGCGCAAGATACACCCGCAGATAGTGCGTCTCCGTGGCGTACGCAGGACCCCACACCTCACGCAGTAGTTCCTTCTGCCCCACAAGCTTGCCCTTGTTGCGGACGAGCATCTCGAGCATGCCCCACTCGGTCGGAGTCAGGTGCACCTCTGCACCATCGCGAGTGACCTTCTTGGCCGCGAGGTCCACGGTGAACGAGTCGGTGACCACCACAGGCTCACTGGTCTCCGCCGCCGCGGCACCGCGGCGCACAGCCGCGCGCAGCCGGGCCAGGAACTCGTCCATCCCGAACGGCTTCGTGACGTAGTCGTCCGCACCCGCGTCGAGCGCCTCCACCTTGTCGGCGGAGTCCGTGCGGGCCGACAGCACGATCACGGGCGCGGTGCACCAGCCCCGCAGGCCCGCGAGAACCTCTATCCCGTCCATGTCCGGCAGGCCCAGATCCAGCACCACCACCTCCGGGTGCCGTTCGGCCGCAGCCCGCAATGCCGCTGCCCCCGTCGACGCAGTCGTCACCTCGTAACCGCGCACACTCAGATTGATCCGCAGGGCTCGCAGGATCTGCGGCTCGTCGTCGACCACCAGTACCCGCGTCATCGAACTCTTCCCCCTTCACGAACAGAATCCGCGGCGAGCTCCACGACCATCGTCAGACCGCCGCCCGGCGTGTCCGTTGCGCTGACCGTGCCGCCCATCGCTTCCACAAATCCCCTGACCACCGACAAGCCGAGCCCCACTCCTATCGTATTGTCGCGATCCCCCAATCGCTGGAACGCATCGAAGACCTGATCCTGTGTGCCCCGTGCCAGACCTGGACCCGTATCGGCGACGGTGATCGTCATCCGATCCCCGACCCGCGCCGCACCGATTCTGACTGGCTCGTCAGGCGCGTAGCGCAGTGCATTGTCGACAAGATTGGCCAGCACCCGCTCGAGAAGGCCGGAGTCGGCCATCACCACGGCGTCGCCCACCTCCACCTTCACCTGGTCGCGCACACGCCGCGCCGAGCCGGGTCCGGCGAAGCCGGTTCCAACCAACGCACGATGCACCACTTCCTCGAGATACACCCGGCGCAGCGTCGGCTTGACGACGCCGGCCGCGAGCCGCGACGAGTCGAGCAGATTGCCGACCAGCGCCGTGAGCTGATCGGTGGATTCCTCGACCGTCGCAAGCAGTTCAGCGGTGTCCTCGGGAGAGAACTCGATGTCATCGCTACGCAGGCTCGACACCGCCGCCTTGACCGCCGCGAGCGGTGTCCGAAGGTCGTGACTGACCGCAGAAAGCAATGAGCGGCGTAGCCGGTCGGCCTCGGCGAGCGCATTCGCCCGGCTTGCCTCCTCCGCCAGCTGCCGCTGCCTGATCAGGCCGACCGCCTGATTGGCCACCGCATTGAGGACCTTGCGGTCCCGGGCACCGAGCTCACTTCCGGCAAGCAACAGCGTGTATTCGCCGTCTCCCACCTCACACGCGGTGTCCGCCTCCTCGACGGTCGACGGTGCCGCCGCGCCAGCCGCGCTCACCACGCCCTCACCGCGACTGATGACGCTCACCCCGGTCTGCGAGTACGTCTCACGGACCTTCTCGAGCAGCGCCGGGAGGTCCGCCCCGCGAAGCACCGACCCCGCGAACAGTGCCAGCAGTTCGGCCTCCTGCGATGCCCGCCGGGCCTCTCGCGCACGTTTCGCGGCGGAATCGACGAGGACGGCAACGGCCACCGCCACCACCAGCAGCACGATCGTCGTGATGAAGTTGTCGGGCTGTGCGATCGTGAGGCTGTAGAGCGGTGCCGTGAAGAAGAAGTTGAGTAGCAGACCCGAGACCAACGCGGAGAGTATCGCGGGGCCGACGCCCCCGAGCAGCGCCACGGACAGCACGACGACAAAGAACAAAGCGTTCTGCCCGCCGACACCCGCCACCCGATCGATCAGCACCATCAACGCCGTCGCGATCGACGGCACGACCAGCGCGGCAGCCCAGGACAGCAGTCTCCGCTCTCCCCGGCCCAGGATCGAGATGCGCTGTCGCGTGGCAGCTTCGTCGTGCGTGACCATGTGCACGTCGATCTTCCCGGACTGCTGGACGATTGCTGCGCCGATTCCCTCATCGAGGATGCGAGCCCACCGCGAACGCCGGGACGTGCCGATCACCAGCTGGGTCGCGTTGACCTCCCGCGCAAACTCGAGAAGTGTTGTCGGGACGTCGTCGCCGACCACACTGTGCAGGCTCGCACCGATGTTCGCCGCGAGCTTACGTACCCGGCCCATCTCGTCGGCGGACACGCCCGCGAGGCCGTCACCGCGGACAACATGCACAACCATGAGCTCGGCGCTCGCCTTGGTAGCGATCCGGCTCGCGCGGCGGACCAGGGTCTCCGACTCCGGCCCCCCGGTCACCGCGACCACGACCCGCTCCCGGGCCTCCCATGTATCGGTGATCTTGTTCTCGGCCCGGTACTTTGCGAGGGCGGCATCGACCTGATCAGCCACCCACAACAGAGCCAACTCGCGCAATGCGGTGAGATTCCCACGGCGGAAGTAGTTCCCCAGCGCCGCGTCCACCTTCTCTGCGGCGTACACGTTTCCGTGGGAGAGCCTGCGCCGCAGCGCTTCCGGCGTTATGTCCACGAGTTCGACCTGAGTAGCGGAGCGCACCACCTCGTCCGGCACCGTCTCCTGCTGAACCACCCCGGTGATCTGCTGGACCACATCGTTGAGGCTTTCGAGGTGCTGGACGTTGAGCGTGGACAGCACGTCGATGCCCGCGTCGAGCAGTTCGTACACGTCCTGCCAACGCTTTTCGTTCCTACTTCCGGGCGTATTGGTATGCGCGAGCTCGTCGACCAGCACGACGGCCGGTCGACGAGCCAGCACGGCGTCGATATCCAACTCAGGCTTCACCGTGCCGCGATACTCGATCAGCTTGGGCTCGATGAGCTCGAGCCCCGCCAGCTGTTCCGCGGTGCGGACGCGGCCGTGGGTTTCCACCACGGCCGCGACCACGTCACCGCCGCGTCCCCGGCGACGGTGCGCCTCCCCGAGCATCGCGTAGGTCTTGCCGACGCCCGGGGCGGCCCCGAGGTAGATCCGTAACTCCCCGCGGCGCCGATGTCGCGGCTCGCCACTCGGCTGATTTCGCGGCTCGCCGCGGCGCTGATCTCGCGGCTCGCCGCGGGGCTGATCTCGCGGCTCGCCGCGGGGCTGATCTCGCGGCTCGCCGCGGGGCCGATCTCGCGGCTCGCCGCGGGGCCGATCTCGCGGCTCGCCGCGGGGAGGTGTGCCGGTGTTCTCAGTACTGCTCACACCGCCATCATTCACCTGACGGAGCCGCTCCGCATCCAGGTGCCGTCAAACCCAGGGCCAGATTCAGCTCGAGCACGTTGACTCGCTCCGAGCCGAGGAATCCGAGCTGCCGGCCCTCAGTGTTCTCCGAGACGAGTTCCCGCACTCGCTCCTCGCTCAGGCCGTTGACCGCGGCAACCCGCGGAACCTGCAGAGCCGCATACTCGGGTGAGATGTGCGGGTCCACACCGGAACCGGAGCCCGTCAGCGCATCCACCGGGACAGCCTGGGGCGCAACGCCTTCGCGCTCGGCGATCGCGGCCCGACGC
Protein-coding sequences here:
- a CDS encoding acylphosphatase; translation: MQTPATERLTAWVHGSVQGVGFRWWTRARALELGLVGHATNHADGRVLVIAEGDREPLERLLTLLRSGQTPGSVTLVVEHFDAARGGLFGFVER
- a CDS encoding OsmC family protein, with the translated sequence MAQLIPASAPAPTELWVERTGTRLYTGRSSRGAKVHIGSESVDGVFTPGELLKIALAACSGMSSDFPLARRLGDDYDATIRVSGAADRENEVYPQLDEVLELDLSELDSEAQDRLIALVERSVDKVCTVGRTLKAGTTVTLKITRDA
- a CDS encoding response regulator: MTRVLVVDDEPQILRALRINLSVRGYEVTTASTGAAALRAAAERHPEVVVLDLGLPDMDGIEVLAGLRGWCTAPVIVLSARTDSADKVEALDAGADDYVTKPFGMDEFLARLRAAVRRGAAAAETSEPVVVTDSFTVDLAAKKVTRDGAEVHLTPTEWGMLEMLVRNKGKLVGQKELLREVWGPAYATETHYLRVYLAQLRRKLEADPSKPKHLLTETGMGYRFQV
- a CDS encoding sensor histidine kinase KdpD — encoded protein: MYLGAAPGVGKTYAMLGEAHRRRGRGGDVVAAVVETHGRVRTAEQLAGLELIEPKLIEYRGTVKPELDIDAVLARRPAVVLVDELAHTNTPGSRNEKRWQDVYELLDAGIDVLSTLNVQHLESLNDVVQQITGVVQQETVPDEVVRSATQVELVDITPEALRRRLSHGNVYAAEKVDAALGNYFRRGNLTALRELALLWVADQVDAALAKYRAENKITDTWEARERVVVAVTGGPESETLVRRASRIATKASAELMVVHVVRGDGLAGVSADEMGRVRKLAANIGASLHSVVGDDVPTTLLEFAREVNATQLVIGTSRRSRWARILDEGIGAAIVQQSGKIDVHMVTHDEAATRQRISILGRGERRLLSWAAALVVPSIATALMVLIDRVAGVGGQNALFFVVVLSVALLGGVGPAILSALVSGLLLNFFFTAPLYSLTIAQPDNFITTIVLLVVAVAVAVLVDSAAKRAREARRASQEAELLALFAGSVLRGADLPALLEKVRETYSQTGVSVISRGEGVVSAAGAAAPSTVEEADTACEVGDGEYTLLLAGSELGARDRKVLNAVANQAVGLIRQRQLAEEASRANALAEADRLRRSLLSAVSHDLRTPLAAVKAAVSSLRSDDIEFSPEDTAELLATVEESTDQLTALVGNLLDSSRLAAGVVKPTLRRVYLEEVVHRALVGTGFAGPGSARRVRDQVKVEVGDAVVMADSGLLERVLANLVDNALRYAPDEPVRIGAARVGDRMTITVADTGPGLARGTQDQVFDAFQRLGDRDNTIGVGLGLSVVRGFVEAMGGTVSATDTPGGGLTMVVELAADSVREGGRVR